Proteins encoded by one window of Vibrio rumoiensis:
- the lptA gene encoding lipopolysaccharide transport periplasmic protein LptA, whose amino-acid sequence MKILRLSSLCLSVLFYLFTPAASALTSDQKQPIHISSDSQDLDMKSNKVTFTGNVKLTQGSILLTADKLIVFRDAKTGELTELQGYGQPAHFSQKTDEGKLMKGQANSLFYNVAGDKLIMTTNAELHQDDSVIKGKVITYHISSQSLNASSGDGERVSTVIQPAQLDKK is encoded by the coding sequence ATGAAAATCTTACGCCTTAGTTCATTATGCCTTAGTGTATTGTTTTACTTATTCACCCCTGCAGCATCGGCATTAACTTCCGATCAGAAGCAGCCAATCCATATCAGCTCTGATAGCCAAGATTTGGATATGAAAAGTAACAAAGTAACCTTTACCGGTAACGTAAAACTTACTCAGGGTAGTATTCTGTTAACCGCTGATAAATTAATCGTTTTTCGTGACGCCAAAACCGGCGAATTAACAGAACTACAAGGTTATGGTCAACCTGCGCACTTTTCGCAAAAAACCGATGAAGGGAAGTTGATGAAAGGACAAGCGAATAGCTTATTCTATAACGTCGCTGGGGATAAACTTATCATGACTACCAATGCAGAATTACATCAAGACGATAGCGTAATCAAAGGCAAAGTCATTACTTACCATATTTCTAGCCAGAGCTTAAATGCCAGCAGTGGTGATGGTGAGCGAGTATCGACGGTCATTCAACCTGCGCAATTGGATAAGAAATAA
- the lptC gene encoding LPS export ABC transporter periplasmic protein LptC yields the protein MSLSKLIYTILIFIASWSAYYLYEQSADEVDQVAPSLEAPLFTGQRLTNTSYDIEGLRNYKMYAVSLEHFAQDGHTVFHQPKLIVYREGNTEEWVVTSDTAVLSKDHILTLQKNVMARNVVEGASFDRLTTEEMKIDLNSKDFSSDTKVTMVGPQFINIGNAMKGNFESNLATLFNQVQGKYENLTP from the coding sequence ATGAGCTTATCCAAACTCATTTATACCATACTCATTTTTATTGCCTCTTGGTCGGCTTACTATCTTTATGAGCAATCGGCTGATGAGGTCGATCAAGTGGCGCCAAGTTTAGAAGCGCCATTGTTTACCGGACAGCGCCTAACCAATACCAGTTATGATATTGAAGGATTGCGCAACTACAAAATGTACGCCGTCTCTTTAGAGCATTTTGCGCAAGATGGGCATACTGTTTTCCATCAACCAAAACTGATTGTTTACCGAGAAGGAAACACTGAAGAGTGGGTCGTAACTTCTGATACCGCCGTTCTTTCTAAAGATCATATTTTAACACTACAAAAAAATGTTATGGCTCGTAATGTCGTCGAAGGGGCGAGCTTTGATCGGTTAACGACAGAAGAAATGAAGATTGATCTCAACAGCAAGGATTTTTCAAGCGACACAAAAGTCACTATGGTTGGTCCTCAATTTATAAATATCGGCAACGCGATGAAAGGAAACTTTGAATCCAATCTCGCCACGCTCTTTAACCAAGTTCAAGGGAAATATGAAAATCTTACGCCTTAG
- the kdsD gene encoding arabinose-5-phosphate isomerase KdsD, whose product MSTSFDYRSVAQDVLSIEMRGLQQLAQYFNDDFHNACDMVLNNQGKVVVMGMGKSGHIGKKIAATLASTGTSAFFVHPGEASHGDLGMIESGDIVLAISNSGESSEILALYPVLKRRHIRIISMTGKPESNMAKLADVHLQITVPEEACPLDLAPTSSTTATLVMGDAFAVALMKARGFTAEDFALSHPGGALGRKLLLKLSDIMHSGDALPTVNQDALIRDALLEVSQKGLGMTAVVDKDMTLLGIFTDGDLRRLLDQRIDVHTTPISQVMTQNPTVATPNLLAVEGLNIMQEKSINGLMLCQDGKLVGALNMHDLLKAGVM is encoded by the coding sequence ATGTCGACTTCTTTTGATTACCGCTCTGTTGCCCAAGATGTTTTATCAATTGAAATGCGTGGCTTACAACAATTAGCGCAGTATTTTAATGATGATTTCCACAACGCTTGCGATATGGTTTTGAACAACCAAGGTAAAGTCGTGGTCATGGGGATGGGAAAATCAGGCCATATCGGTAAAAAAATTGCCGCCACATTAGCCAGTACAGGCACTTCTGCTTTTTTCGTGCACCCAGGTGAAGCAAGCCATGGTGATTTAGGCATGATTGAATCTGGTGATATCGTACTTGCGATTTCTAACTCTGGTGAATCCTCGGAAATTCTCGCGCTTTATCCTGTGCTTAAGCGCCGCCATATTCGCATTATTAGCATGACCGGTAAGCCTGAATCTAATATGGCAAAACTTGCCGATGTTCACTTGCAAATTACCGTACCAGAAGAAGCTTGTCCTTTGGATCTTGCCCCAACCTCAAGCACAACCGCAACTCTCGTAATGGGCGATGCATTTGCTGTGGCCTTAATGAAAGCACGCGGCTTTACTGCGGAAGACTTTGCACTCTCCCATCCAGGCGGGGCATTAGGACGTAAATTATTACTAAAATTATCCGATATTATGCATTCAGGTGATGCACTGCCAACCGTCAATCAAGATGCCCTTATTCGTGACGCGCTACTAGAAGTATCACAGAAAGGATTAGGCATGACCGCGGTAGTCGATAAAGATATGACACTACTGGGTATTTTCACTGATGGTGATTTACGTCGATTATTAGACCAGCGCATCGATGTCCATACCACGCCAATCAGCCAAGTCATGACCCAAAACCCAACCGTTGCCACGCCAAACTTATTGGCGGTTGAAGGTCTAAATATCATGCAAGAAAAAAGTATCAATGGCTTAATGCTATGCCAAGATGGTAAATTAGTCGGTGCATTGAACATGCATGACTTATTGAAGGCAGGAGTAATGTAA
- the kdsC gene encoding 3-deoxy-manno-octulosonate-8-phosphatase KdsC has product MSRMTPTPYGQAPTSIMKVAKNIKLLICDVDGVFSDGLVYMGNQGEELKTFHTRDGYGVKSLMQAGIEIAIITGRQSQIVENRMKALGITLIYQGQDNKLVAYDDILRKLDISPEHVGYIGDDLIDWPVMEKVGLKVSVADGHPLLVQRANYVTHIKGGHGAVREVCDLILQARDELEAYQGLSI; this is encoded by the coding sequence ATGAGCCGAATGACCCCAACCCCATATGGACAAGCCCCTACGTCTATCATGAAAGTGGCTAAAAACATCAAATTATTAATCTGTGATGTCGATGGCGTGTTTTCTGATGGCTTGGTGTATATGGGTAATCAAGGTGAAGAGCTCAAAACCTTTCATACTCGCGATGGCTATGGTGTAAAATCGTTAATGCAAGCCGGCATCGAAATCGCCATTATTACTGGTCGACAGTCTCAAATTGTCGAAAACCGGATGAAAGCATTAGGTATTACACTTATCTATCAAGGACAAGACAATAAACTTGTTGCTTATGATGATATTTTAAGAAAATTAGACATATCACCAGAACACGTGGGTTATATTGGTGATGACTTAATCGACTGGCCAGTCATGGAAAAAGTTGGATTGAAAGTGTCGGTCGCTGATGGCCATCCGCTGTTAGTACAACGAGCCAATTATGTTACTCATATCAAAGGCGGCCATGGTGCAGTGCGTGAAGTGTGTGATCTCATTTTACAAGCACGAGATGAACTCGAAGCTTACCAAGGACTCAGTATATGA
- the hpf gene encoding ribosome hibernation promoting factor has protein sequence MQMNITGHHVDLTDALNEYVNTKFQKLERFFDHINNTHVVLRVEKLEQIAEATLHVNQGEIHASSQSENMYASIDDLVDKLSRQLSKHKEKLSSH, from the coding sequence ATGCAAATGAATATTACGGGACACCATGTCGACTTGACCGATGCGTTAAATGAATATGTAAATACCAAATTCCAAAAGCTAGAACGCTTCTTTGACCATATAAATAACACTCACGTTGTATTACGGGTTGAAAAATTAGAGCAAATCGCCGAGGCTACCCTTCACGTTAACCAAGGCGAAATCCATGCATCCTCACAAAGTGAGAATATGTATGCTTCAATTGACGATTTAGTCGATAAACTGTCTCGTCAACTCAGCAAAC
- the mlaF gene encoding phospholipid ABC transporter ATP-binding protein MlaF, whose amino-acid sequence MTAELVSIKSLTFQRDQRVIFDDVTLSIPKGKITAIMGPSGIGKTTLLRLIGGQIAPTKGEIWFDGDNIPTLNRQRLYQVRKKMSMLFQSGALFTDMNVFDNVAFPLREHTELTEPLIETLVKLKLEAVGLRGAALLMPNELSGGMARRAALARAIALDPELIMYDEPFVGQDPITMGVLVELIKNLNHALGVTSIVVSHDVPEVMSIADHVYLLSNGKVIAKGSPEELRASTDERVQQFLTGKEDGPVPFHFPAYPIEKDILGHE is encoded by the coding sequence ATGACTGCGGAGTTGGTATCTATAAAATCGTTAACTTTTCAACGTGATCAACGAGTTATTTTCGATGATGTGACGCTGTCGATCCCGAAAGGAAAGATCACCGCCATTATGGGGCCTTCCGGAATTGGTAAAACAACACTTTTGCGTTTAATTGGTGGACAAATTGCACCAACCAAAGGTGAAATATGGTTTGATGGCGATAATATTCCAACGTTAAATCGCCAACGCTTATACCAAGTACGCAAAAAAATGAGCATGTTGTTTCAATCGGGTGCATTGTTTACCGATATGAATGTATTCGATAACGTGGCGTTTCCGCTACGAGAGCATACCGAATTAACGGAACCTTTAATTGAAACGTTAGTGAAGCTTAAACTGGAAGCGGTAGGCTTAAGAGGGGCGGCCCTTTTGATGCCAAATGAGCTTTCTGGCGGTATGGCTCGTCGAGCTGCGTTGGCGAGAGCGATTGCGCTTGATCCTGAGTTGATTATGTACGATGAGCCTTTTGTCGGACAGGATCCGATTACTATGGGTGTGCTGGTGGAGTTGATTAAAAACCTTAATCACGCCTTAGGTGTCACATCGATTGTGGTGTCTCATGATGTGCCGGAAGTGATGAGTATTGCCGACCATGTTTATTTGCTCTCCAATGGAAAAGTGATTGCAAAAGGCTCTCCTGAGGAGTTGAGGGCAAGTACGGATGAGAGAGTTCAGCAATTTCTAACGGGTAAAGAAGATGGCCCAGTTCCGTTCCATTTTCCTGCTTACCCGATTGAGAAGGATATTTTGGGCCATGAATAA
- a CDS encoding RNA polymerase factor sigma-54, whose protein sequence is MKSSLQLKFGQHLSMTPQLQQAIRLLQLSTLDLQQEIQEALDSNPLLEIDEDFGESSGELDKNSDNAESQENAQQDMAGIQESERELSDSTEHIEQSTISDELSIDASWEDVYSANTGSTGISNDDELPVYQGETTQTLQDYLEWQLELTPFSDIDRTIALAILDSLDEYGYVTESLEDIQQSLGNDEIELDEIEAVLKRIQQFDPLGVASRNLQECLLLQLAIFPADTPWLNEAKMVLHNYIDYLGNRDYKLLCKEAKLKEDELKQILSLIQQLDPRPGNHVGGDDIEYVVPDVSVFKDKGKWTVSINPDSVPRLKVNQQYAALGKGNSTDSQYIRTHVQEAKWLIKSLESRNETLLKVARCIVEHQQDFFEYGEEAMKPMVLNDIALDVDMHESTISRVTTQKYMHTPKGIFELKYFFSSHVSTETGGECSSTAIRALIKKLVAAEDSKKPLSDSKIAALLVEQGIQVARRTIAKYRESLGIAPSSQRKRLL, encoded by the coding sequence ATGAAGTCATCATTACAACTTAAGTTTGGTCAACACCTCTCCATGACACCTCAGTTACAGCAAGCCATTCGTTTGCTGCAACTGTCGACACTCGATTTACAGCAAGAGATCCAAGAAGCACTCGATTCCAACCCTTTACTTGAGATAGATGAAGACTTCGGTGAATCTAGTGGTGAGCTTGATAAAAACAGCGATAACGCTGAGTCTCAAGAAAACGCACAGCAAGACATGGCTGGCATTCAAGAAAGTGAACGCGAGCTTTCCGATAGTACCGAGCATATAGAGCAATCAACGATCAGTGACGAGCTGAGCATTGATGCGAGCTGGGAAGATGTTTATAGCGCCAATACCGGCAGCACCGGGATCAGTAATGATGATGAACTGCCTGTTTATCAAGGCGAGACCACTCAAACGCTGCAAGACTATCTGGAGTGGCAATTAGAGCTGACCCCCTTTAGCGATATAGACCGTACGATTGCGCTGGCCATTCTCGATAGCCTTGATGAATATGGCTATGTCACCGAAAGCTTAGAGGATATCCAACAAAGTCTTGGAAACGATGAGATTGAGTTAGATGAAATCGAAGCGGTGTTAAAGCGTATACAGCAGTTTGATCCTCTGGGTGTCGCTTCTCGTAATCTACAAGAATGTTTACTCCTTCAATTAGCTATATTTCCGGCAGACACCCCTTGGCTTAATGAAGCTAAAATGGTGTTACACAATTATATTGATTACCTTGGTAACCGTGATTACAAACTTTTGTGTAAAGAAGCTAAACTCAAAGAAGATGAACTCAAACAAATTTTATCGTTAATTCAGCAACTCGATCCAAGGCCAGGAAATCACGTCGGCGGTGACGATATTGAATACGTAGTACCCGATGTATCGGTATTTAAAGATAAAGGTAAGTGGACTGTTTCCATAAACCCAGACAGTGTGCCACGCTTAAAAGTAAACCAACAATATGCGGCTCTAGGTAAAGGAAACAGTACTGATAGCCAATATATACGTACTCATGTTCAAGAAGCTAAGTGGTTAATTAAAAGTTTAGAAAGCCGAAACGAGACCCTGCTCAAAGTTGCTCGCTGTATAGTTGAACATCAGCAAGATTTCTTTGAATATGGTGAGGAGGCAATGAAGCCAATGGTGCTCAATGACATCGCACTAGATGTGGACATGCATGAGTCAACGATTTCTCGTGTTACCACACAAAAATACATGCATACACCAAAAGGAATTTTTGAACTTAAATACTTCTTCTCAAGCCATGTCAGCACGGAAACGGGGGGTGAATGTTCATCCACTGCGATTCGAGCTTTAATCAAAAAATTAGTCGCCGCAGAAGACAGTAAGAAACCGTTAAGTGATAGTAAAATTGCAGCCCTTTTAGTTGAACAAGGAATACAAGTGGCAAGACGAACGATTGCGAAATATCGTGAATCACTCGGCATTGCCCCTTCTAGTCAACGTAAACGTCTACTGTAA
- the lptB gene encoding LPS export ABC transporter ATP-binding protein, producing the protein MATLKAEKLAKTYGSRKVVSDVGLEVKSGQIVGLLGPNGAGKTTSFYMIVGLVSRDEGTISIDDTDISILPMHQRSRMGIGYLPQEASIFRKLSVEDNIMAVLQTRDELTKEDKHDRLEELLDEFHIQHIRKSAGMALSGGERRRVEIARALAANPKFILLDEPFAGVDPISVIDIKKIIEHLRDRGLGVLITDHNVRETLDVCEHAYIVSQGHLIANGTPEEVLNNEQVKKVYLGEQFRL; encoded by the coding sequence ATGGCAACACTTAAAGCAGAAAAACTAGCCAAAACTTACGGCAGCCGAAAAGTAGTAAGCGATGTGGGGCTAGAAGTGAAATCCGGCCAAATTGTCGGATTATTGGGCCCCAATGGCGCAGGTAAAACGACGTCTTTCTACATGATCGTAGGCTTAGTCTCTCGTGATGAAGGTACGATTAGTATTGATGATACAGACATTAGTATCTTACCTATGCACCAACGCTCACGCATGGGGATTGGTTACTTACCCCAAGAAGCGTCTATTTTCCGGAAGTTGTCTGTCGAAGATAACATCATGGCCGTGTTGCAGACTCGCGATGAACTCACCAAAGAAGACAAGCACGATCGCTTAGAAGAACTGCTCGATGAGTTCCATATTCAGCACATTCGAAAAAGTGCTGGGATGGCACTATCTGGTGGCGAACGTCGACGAGTAGAGATCGCCCGTGCTTTGGCCGCGAACCCGAAATTTATTCTATTGGATGAACCATTTGCAGGGGTTGATCCGATTTCCGTTATTGATATCAAAAAGATCATTGAACACTTACGTGATCGTGGCTTAGGTGTATTGATCACCGACCATAACGTACGTGAAACATTAGATGTATGTGAGCACGCCTATATTGTGAGCCAAGGCCATTTGATCGCTAACGGTACTCCGGAAGAAGTATTGAATAACGAGCAAGTGAAGAAAGTATATTTAGGTGAACAATTCCGCTTATAA
- a CDS encoding calcium/sodium antiporter: MLLAVVLLVVGLALLVWSADKLVYGSAAVAKNMGISPLVIGMTILAMGSSAPEMMVSATAALEGKTDTAIGNVLGSNIANIALILGITAMIKPLSISSTILRRELPLMLVVTLIAGALMWDNYLGFTEGLILIALFLGFILIMLKISQSEKGQKDVLVEQQESEIPDGVDNKVAIFWVVVGLILLPIAADLLVDNAVIIAKYFGMSDLVIGLTIIAIGTSLPELAASLAGVLKGEDDMAVGNIIGSNIFNILAVMGIPGLINPSVLSEYAMNRDFWVMLSVSLLLVVMALGKSRSINRIEGGILLLCFLAYQGYLFYNISA, from the coding sequence ATGTTACTTGCTGTTGTACTACTCGTCGTTGGTCTCGCACTATTAGTGTGGAGTGCTGATAAGTTGGTTTATGGATCGGCAGCCGTCGCAAAGAACATGGGAATTTCCCCATTAGTTATCGGTATGACGATTCTTGCTATGGGTTCATCTGCACCTGAAATGATGGTTTCCGCAACCGCTGCGCTAGAAGGAAAAACTGATACCGCAATTGGTAATGTACTCGGCTCAAACATTGCAAACATTGCCTTGATTTTAGGTATCACCGCGATGATTAAACCACTATCAATCAGCTCCACCATTCTACGCCGTGAATTACCATTAATGTTAGTCGTTACCTTGATTGCTGGTGCGTTAATGTGGGACAACTACCTAGGCTTCACTGAAGGGTTAATCTTAATTGCGCTATTTTTGGGTTTTATTTTAATCATGCTGAAAATTAGCCAAAGCGAAAAAGGCCAAAAAGATGTATTGGTTGAACAGCAAGAATCCGAAATACCCGATGGCGTAGATAACAAAGTCGCCATATTTTGGGTCGTTGTCGGTTTGATCCTACTGCCGATAGCCGCCGATTTATTAGTTGATAATGCCGTTATTATTGCGAAATATTTTGGCATGAGTGATTTAGTTATTGGATTAACCATTATCGCAATTGGTACTAGCCTACCAGAACTTGCTGCCTCACTGGCTGGCGTCCTCAAAGGTGAAGACGACATGGCGGTTGGTAATATTATTGGCTCAAATATATTCAACATTCTCGCCGTGATGGGTATTCCAGGGTTAATCAACCCATCCGTGTTAAGCGAATATGCGATGAACCGCGACTTTTGGGTAATGTTAAGCGTATCATTACTGCTAGTTGTGATGGCATTAGGTAAATCACGTAGCATTAACCGAATCGAAGGCGGAATTTTACTACTTTGCTTTTTAGCTTATCAGGGTTATCTGTTTTACAATATCAGTGCCTAA